From the Aquirufa lenticrescens genome, the window ACTGCTGATTTGTTTTTTGGCCCTGAAACCTCTACGGCAAATCGTGCCCTTCTAGGTGGAATGCTGGGCAATAATAGCTGTGGATTGCATAGTATTGTTTGGGGTTCCGTGCGGGATCATATTTTGGAAACACGTGCCTTTTTATCCGACGGTACTGAGATTCATACGCATCCATTGACTCGTGAGGAATTCTATCACAAGACTACCCTTCAAAATTTAGAAGGGAAGATTTATCGCGAGATTCATCGGATGTTAAATAACCCTGAAATTCAAACTTTAATTCGGGAGAAGTTTCCAAAAAAATCCATCAAACGTAGAAATACGGGCTATGCATTAGATGCCTTATTGGATATGCAACCCTTTAATCCGGAAGGTGAGCCCTTCAATCTTTCCAAGTTAATTGCGGGATCAGAGGGGACATTGGCGGTTGTGCATGCCATGAAATTGAATCTATTGGATCTACCTGAGCCAGAAGTGGCTCTTGTTTGTATTCATTGCCAAAGCCTACAAGAAGCATTACAGGTGAATATTGAGGCACTAAAGCACCCGATTCTGGCCTCTGAATTAGTGGATGATTACATCCTTTCGTTTACGGAAGGCCATCCAAATTTCGAAAAAGACCGCGATTTTATTGAAGGTAAGCCGGCTGCGATTTTAATGGTGGAGTTCCGATCAAGTGATCGCTCTAACTTAGAAAATCAAGTTAATCAACTCATTGATCAATTAAAGTCGAATAAACTGGGCTATGCCTACCCTACCTTATTTGGTCAGGATATTGCCAAAGGTTGGGATATCCGAAAAGCCGGTCTGGGATTAATACGTAACCTTGAGGGAGATACCCAACCCGTCAATTTGATCGAAGATTGTGCAGTAGATCCAAAGGATTTACCGGCTTATGTGGCAGAAATACAAGCGTTACTCGCCAAGAATGATACAAATGCGGCCTATTATGCGCACGCAGGAGCAGGAGAATTACATATAGAGCCATTTATTAACCTAAAGAGCCCTGAAGGTGTTTCTATTTTCCGTCAATTATTGACCGAAACGGTGGAAATACTAAAAAAATACAAAGGATCCTTAAGTGGCGAACACGGAGATGGTCGTTTGCGCGGCGAATTCATTCCCGCTTTAATGGGCAAAGAAGTTTATGACCTTTTCAAAGAGATTAAGCACGTATTTGACCCCCAAAATCTCTTTAATCCAGGTAAAATTACGGATAGTCCGCCGATGGACACGGCCTTCCGTTTTACCGATAAAAAAGCAGCTGAGCCAACCTATTTCTTTGATTATGGGGTTTGGAGAAACCCCTTAGGTCTTGCTGAAAAATGCTCTGGTTCCGGAGATTGCAAAAAGACAGCTTTAAGCGGTGGCACCATGTGCCCAAGTTATATGGCCACTTTGCAAGAAAAAGATTCTACCCGAGCAAGAGCTAATATGCTCAGACAACTCCTAAGTTCACCTAAAGAGGAAACATTCAGCAATCCAGATTTGCATGAAATTTTAGACTTATGTTTATCTTGCAAAGGTTGCCAAACGGAATGCCCTTCCGGCGTGGACATGGGTAAATTAAAGGCGGAAACGCTGCAACAGTCCTATTTAAAAAATGGAGTGCCCTTACGCACTAAATTAATCGGACACTTCCCTACCCTGCAGCGCTACGCAAGCTATGTGGCACCATTGTATAATTTTATTGTTGAATTCCCGCTGACGTCTAGCATAGTAAAACTAGCGATGGGATTCTCTATCGAACGAAGTCTACCTACGGTACAATTTACCAGCTTGGAAAAATGGTTTGAGCGTTATGCTCAGAAAAACCCACAGGATGCCTTTGAAAAAGGATTTGTTTATCTTTTAGCTGATGAATTCACGAATCACAATGAGGTTCCTTTAGGTCAAAAGACCGTTAAATTATTAAATCAATTAGGTTACGGGGTTCAAATTCCGAAAGGAATTGTCACTGGCAGAAGTTTTATTTCCAAAGGAATGTTAATTGAGGCTAAAGCGTTAGCCAATGCTAATGTAGACCAATTAGCAGATCTCATTTCGATTGACCGACCTTTGATTGGAATTGAACCAAGCGCCCTATTAACCTTCAGAGATGAAATCCCTTCTCTTGTTGATGCTGATAAACGCGAAAAAGCGGAACAATTAAAACCGAATTGCCTCTTAATCGACGAGTTCATCGCACGTGAATTCAAAGCAGGAAGAATAACTTCCGATTCTTTCCACGGCAAACAGCAAAAAATCCTTTTACACGGCCATTGCCACCAAAAATCAATCGCCGGATTGACATCTACCCGAATCGCATTAACGATTCCCACTCAGTATGAAGTAGAATTATTACCCACGGGTTGTTGCGGAATGGCGGGATCTTTTGGCTATGAAAAAAAACACTATAAAATTTCTCAACAAATCGCGAACCTTGTCCTTTTCCCTCGCTTGTTAAATAAACCCATCAAAAGCATCATCGCCAGCAATGGAACATCCTGTAGACACCAAATCAAAGATGGTATCGAACAAACAGGTTTCCACACGGCAGAAATTTTATTCAACGCACTCAAATGATCCAATACAACATATCGCTCTTTATTGAGCCCAGCATTACAGAAACTGCATTAAGAGCATTAAAAACCATAATAATGCCAGAAATCGAGAAGCAAGACTTCATCGATCAAATTCATTTATTCGAAATAAGTTCACACCAAGAGCCTGATTCAAACGGATACTCCTTACAATGCTGGTTGCCCGAATTCGAAGAAGGACACAAAGAGTTTATCGAAGGAGTTGTTTCTGGATTTTTCCAAAAGGAATTCGCGAACCAGTATGTGTACTTTCCGAGCCAGTTGAAGAGAGTATAAACAGTAGCCAGTGGACAGTGGACAGTAGTCATCGCTGCGCGATTTAGTCGTCTGCAGCTTAGTCACGACGTTGTCGTTTAGTCATCGCTTCACGATTTAGTCGTCTGCGGCTTAGTTAAATAAATATTTCCTAAACTCATCGCCGAAGGCGATTCCAACTTTGTGCTTTTTGCTTTGTTCTTTGTGCTTTATAAAGCCCAATCAATCGATTCTTGACCACTACCCACCAAGTATTCATTGATCTTCGAAAAAGGCTTCGTCTTAAAAAATCCACCTCTATTAGCTGATAAAGGTGATGGATGAGCCGCATGAATGATGAAGTGGCGTTTAGGATCAATGAATTTTGACAGCTTTTGGGCGTATGCTCCCCATAAAACAAAAATGACGTTTTGTTTCTCTTTATTTAAAATCTGGATGACTTCTTGAGTGAATTCCTCCCATCCTTGTTTCGCGTGTGAATTAGGCTCTCCTGAACGAACCGTTAAAACAGCATTCAGTAACAACACACCTTGATCAGCCCAGCTTCTTAAATCCCCATTATTTCGAATAACTTTCAAATCGTCATATAGTTCTTTGTAGATGTTACGAAGCGAAGGTGGCAAAGGGAAAGCAGAGGGAACAGAAAAAGATAAACCTTGCGCTTGTCCTAGGCCATGGTAAGGATCTTGACCAATGATCACAACTTTAGTTTTTGTAAAACTACACCGTTGGAAAGCGGTGAAAATCTGATCTAACGGTGGAAATACGTCATAAGAGATATACTCCTTTTCTAGAAACAACCCTATGTCTTGAAAATAAGAGGAAGAAATAGTGGAATTCAGCACCGTTTTCCAATCATTATTCAAAGTTTCGGCTAATTTTACAACAAGATTATTCATTATTCCAATTCACAGGATGACAGAAGCATATTCAAACGGATTCTTAGTTTCAGTAGACACAACTCATCTACCTGAATTTGAGCTAAATCCGCCTTACAAGCATTTTTTCTCCTACCAAATTACAATCAAAAATCTAAGTAATCAACCGGGACAATTAGTTAGTCGATTTTGGGAAATTGTGGATGGAATTGGATCAAAAGAAACAGTAAATGGATTAGGCGTTGTGGGCCAACAACCCATTATTGAACCCGGTAATTCTTTTACATATACATCTGGTTGCCCTTTAATCTCATCAATCGGTAAAATGAGTGGACATTATGTATTTCTTAATCTAGAAAACCAAGCTACCTTTAAAGTAGACATACCTGCCTTCGAACTGATTCCCGCTTACCACTTAAATTAATGAATCGTTTACAATTCTACTTTAAGGCGCAAACGGCTCACGGATTACACTCTCCATCCATCTATTCCTTGTATTGCGAAGTGCTAAATCCTTATTTAAAAGGGCAATTAAGCTATTCTCAATTAAAAGAAGCCATGGCTAATCATTATTCAGATTGTACTATTATGGAGATTCAATCTTATGTAGATCTTGCCAAAATACCTCAAAATACCATCCTTCTTTTTGAGAAACCGCACAGCCAAGAGAAAATTTGGAATGGATTAAATTCAAACCCAGCCGTTATACAGACTGTCGACTTATTTGACCTTGGGCTTCTCTTTTTAAAACCCATTTGCCCTAAACAGCATTTCTATTTACGCAAAATGGCCTAAAAAAAGGGGCTCAATTTGAGCCCCTTTTAATTATTTGTCTGCTTTCGCAATATCGACATTCACTCGCTTACCCTTGATTTGGGCGCCGCTCATTTTGTCTAATACGACATTCGCATATTCTTTCGGTACATCCACAAACGTGTGTTTGTTCTCAATTTGAATTTGACCTAATACGTTTCCTGGAATACCTGATTCTCCGGCAAAAGCTCCCACGATGTTCGATGGAGAGATTTTTTCGTTAAATCCGATGTTAACCACTAGACGTACCATATTCTCATCTGATTTGTAAGGCTTACCATCGCGATCTACACGAGGTCCACGAGGAGCTGAATTACGATCACCGCCTCTTTCGAAACGACCACCGCGGTCTCCGCCACGATCACCACCTCTTTCGAAACGGCCAGCACCACGGCGATCTCCGCCACGGTCTCCTCCACCCCAACGATCACCGCCACCGCCTCTTTCGAAACGACCGCCACCACCGCGTTCATCGCGACCGTACTTACGTGAGCTACGTTCCATATCGCCTTCGAGATTTTCATCACCAAATTCGTTCTTCACGACACCCATGTTCATTTTCACTAACGCAGCCACTACTTGCTCCACAGTGAAACCAGCATGTTGGAAATTAGGTAATGCATCATCGAATAACTCTAAACCGCCTTCAGCGATTGTAGCACCTACCCGATCAATAAACATACCCTTTTTCACACCTACAACGTCAGAGAACGTAGGAATCACTCCTTTATCAATCTTTACTTTCGTATAGTTCATGATATCACGCAAACGATTGCGTTCAGCTCCTACGACTAACGTAAATGCCTTACCAGACTTTCCGGCACGACCTGTACGACCGATACGGTGTACGTAATATTCTTCATCTAATGGAATATCGTAATTGATTACGGCATCCACGTTATCTACGTCCAAACCACGTGCCGCCACATCAGTAGCCACTAAGAAACTGACATTTCCACCACGGAAACGATTCATTACTTGGGTACGTTGTGATTGACGTAAGTCACCGTGAAGACCTTCAGCCGCATATCCACGCAACATCAATTCTTCCACCACTTCGTCTACACGTTTCTTTTGGTTACAGAAAATCAAGACCAATTTCAAGGAATAGAAGTCGATCAAACGAGTCGTCACTTCCATTTTCGCACGGCCCTTCACATCGTAGTATAATTGCTCGATGTTTACGTTCGTAATCTCATTCTTAACCACCTTCACTAACTTAGGGTTAGTTAAATAACGGTTTGTCAAGGCCATAATTGGCTTAGACATGGTTGCAGAGAACAAGACTGTTTGACGCTCATTCGGAATTTCTTCCAAAATACTTTCGATATCCTCGCGGAAACCCATATCTAACATCTCATCCGCCTCATCTAGAACGATCATCGATGTTTGATTTAATTTCAACGCACGACGTTCGATTAAGTCGATGACACGACCTGGTGTTCCCACCACGATGTTAGCCCCTGCTTTCAAGGACTTAATTTGACGATCGATGGAATCACCACCATATACCGTCGTCACCCAAACACCCTTCGTAAACTTAGACAACTTCTTCATTTCCTCAGAAACTTGAACCGCTAATTCACGCGTAGGACATAAGATGATTGCTTGAACATACTTCTCAAAAGGAACAATATGCTCAATCATCGGAATACCGAACGCGGCTGTTTTACCAGTACCTGTCTGTGCTTGACCGATGACATCACGACCTTCCATGACGAAAGGAATTGCTTCTGATTGGATGGGAGAAGCAAACTCAAAGCCCATTTCTTTTACTGCTTCTTGGATTCCTTCCGACAATGGAAGCGAATCGAAGCGAATTTTTTCACTCATTTGATATATTTAATTACGATGCCCGAACACATCCGTAATTTAACTCCTGCCGATAGCCTTTGAAAAAAGGAAAAAAGAGAGTTCCTGCGGATGTATTTAATAAACAAAGTACAAAAGTACTGCTTAATAAAGTAGCATCCAATAAAATTGTACTATTTTAATGAAGAACGCTTCTTAAAGCTGAAAATGATTTGATTATTCGAGGAATTAGGCAAAGTAGCGACTGTAATGCGCTTCTGATTTAAGCCCTCACCTACTAAGCGATTCTTTAACACGTAAGCGTGTTCTTTAGCCACAATAGCCCCTTTTTCAGAGGCAACTTGTATCTGTACATCTACCTCTTTGAATTTATTCATTCCAGAGGCAATTTGCTTAAATAAATAGGTTTTAGGAGAAGCCAGCAATTCAGTTTTATCACTAAAATCAAGCTCAGTACAGGTGAGATCCAATGGCGTAACCACTGTTGAATCAGTTACATACGCATGAAAATCAACCACCATCGACTCTTTAGGTACTTGAAATGCCTTACCTTCTGGCCAAGTCAACGAAACTAAAGAATCGTTAGTTCCTTTAGCTGAATCAACCACCGCCTTCGTTAAACTATCATTTAATTTAGTTAAACTATCGATTGGAATAATTTGATCTGCATCCTCTTTTTCTACCACCTCATCTGTTCCACCGCCTCTTAAGGCAAAAAACAAACCAATTGCCAGCACTAAGATTCCAGCAATCACTCCGGCAATCAACTTATAATTAGGTGCAGGGCGATCATCCGCTGCGACAAACGGCTCGTCAAATACAAATGAATCCCCTTTTAACACATCGTTTAAAACCAAGATATCAATCAAAGCCACCTGTATTTTGGCAGGCGTTAAGGCATAAAAATCGGATGTAGCCGGCTGATAATACTCTCCAAAAGACTTATAGTCACGAAGTGCATCATAGTCAAATTCTTTCAATCGATAACCGTATAGAGCGTAACTCAAGGTCAAACCTTTAATGATGGTTGAGCTTTTGGCCCCTAATTGACCTCCCAATAAAGTCGCAATAGCACTTTTCTTATCAGGTAACAGAATACCCATCATTCCTTCACCAAAACGATACATCGCCTCATAATCTGGCATCCCCTTACCCGAACTCAATAACTTAGCTACCTCTTCCGCAGGAGCGGACTTCGCTAACATAAAATTATAGAGCGCATTGAAACGAATCCGATTTCGAAATAACTTTATCACACTACCTAAAACAACCGCTTCGAAGGCAGGAATCAATTCCAGCACCTTCTCCTGCTTCTCTGTACAAAGATCTGCGAGACGCTTAGCAAAAAATGCTTTTTCTTCGGGTGTGATTAATGTAAAAACCTGGCTCATATGGATTATTTCTAACACAAAATTACCTTATTTTTTTTATTTGCTTACCTTTGTAAGATGAAAAAGGTGTTATTTATTGATAGAGATGGGACTTTAATTGAAGAACCTAAAATTGACCAACAAGTGGATAGCTTTGAAAAGCTTGCCTTCTTGCCAGGGGTTATCTCTAATCTAAAGAAAATAGACACGATTACTGACTACGAATTAGTGATGGTGACTAATCAGGATGGTTTAGGAACGGATTCTTTTCCGGAAGAAACGTTTTGGCCAGCGCACCAAAAGATGTTAGATATCTTCGCATCAGAAGGTCTCATCTTTCAACAAATTCACATTGACCGTAGTTTTGCTCACGAGAATAAGCCCACGCGCAAACCAGGAATTGGTTTACTAGGCGAATATTTTTCTAATGAATACGATTTAGCGAATTCAATCGTCATCGGGGATCGTTTGACCGATATTGAATTAGCGAAGAATTTAGGGGCCAAAGGTATTTTCATCGGTGATTTAGAAATCCCATCTGAATTACAGCCTTATACTGCCTTGCAATGTGCGAATTGGAACGACATTCACGAGTTTTTCCTTTTGCCAGCAAGACGTGTCCTGCATGAGCGCAATACACACGAGACAAAAATTTCCATTGATTTAAATTTAGATGGAAAAGGTGTTGCAAAGAACGAAACAGGCTTAGGCTTTTTCGATCATATGCTAGACCAAATAGCGAAACACGGAAATCTCGATTTAGCCATAAAAGTAAATGGAGATCTTCATATTGATGAACACCACACCATTGAAGACACTGGCATTGCTTTAGGTGAGGCATTTGCATTAGCACTAGGCAACAAGAAAGGAATAGAACGATACGGCTTCTTATTACCCATGGATGATTGTTTGGCACAGGTGGCTATTGACTTCTCGGGACGTAATTGGTTAGTTTGGGAGGCTACATTCAAAAGGGAGATGATCGGTGAAATGCCTACTGAGATGTTTTACCACTTCTTCAAATCCTTTTCGGATGGATCTAGATGTAATTTAAACATCCAGGCTTCTGGAGAAAACGAGCACCACAAGATAGAGGCGATCTTCAAAGGCTTTGCAAAAGCCATTAAAATGGCAGTGAATCGCGATCGAAAAAATTTAGATTCTTTGCCAAGTACCAAAGGACTTCTTTAAAATAATTTGTAAATTTGCATTATTAAACAACAATACAATGGGATATTCAGGAGCAGCGTTTTTTATCATCTTATTTGCAATTTCAATTGTAGTAGGTGCTAAACTTCAAAAGATCTATAAAGAGAGAGGAAAATAATCCTCTCTCTTTTAGTTTAATTTCCCATCGTCTGCAAAACTATAAAAAGTAGACGACCCTATGATGAGGTGATCTACCACATCAATATCAAATATCTTACCTGCCGCAACGACTTGTTTTGTTAAATCCACGTCTGACTTACTTGGTCGCATTTGATCGCTTGGGTGATTATGCGCGAGTATAATAGAAGAGGTTAATCGTTCTAAGGCAGACTTATACAATAACCTAAGGTCTACCGTAGTTCCAGAGACACCACCCATACTTAATTTCTCTGCCAATACGACGGTAGAGGCTCGATTAAGGTGAAATACCCAGAACTCTTCTCGGATCAAATCAGCTAAATAAGGCTTTATTAAACTATACGCATCAATGGAATTCCGAATCACTAGCTTAGAACTAGATTCATAAATCTGACGCCTTCTTCCTAATTCCAAAGCCGCCACTAATAAAGCCGCTTTAGCAGGACCTATTCCCTTTAATTTTTTAAAATCAAACGAATTATAACGGGCTAATAAACACAAATCGCCATCAATGGCATCTACTAAAAGTTGTGCTAAATCACCGGCTGAATGATCTGCGAACCCAGAACCAATCAAAATGGTCAAGATTTCGACCAACGACATATCACTCGCTCCTAGGCGAGCTAATTTTTCTCGAGGCATCTCCTCTTTCTGGGTGATTTTCATTCAAGAAAG encodes:
- a CDS encoding FAD-binding and (Fe-S)-binding domain-containing protein, whose product is MSWSNYEVRLLKDHFEGQLFFDESQNSQIAKRIYATDASVYQVKPAAVAIPASIKDIKRLIQFASQAKTGLIPRGAGTSLAGQVVGDGIVMEISSALGKVISLNRKEKSVWIEPGIVRDDLNKHLATADLFFGPETSTANRALLGGMLGNNSCGLHSIVWGSVRDHILETRAFLSDGTEIHTHPLTREEFYHKTTLQNLEGKIYREIHRMLNNPEIQTLIREKFPKKSIKRRNTGYALDALLDMQPFNPEGEPFNLSKLIAGSEGTLAVVHAMKLNLLDLPEPEVALVCIHCQSLQEALQVNIEALKHPILASELVDDYILSFTEGHPNFEKDRDFIEGKPAAILMVEFRSSDRSNLENQVNQLIDQLKSNKLGYAYPTLFGQDIAKGWDIRKAGLGLIRNLEGDTQPVNLIEDCAVDPKDLPAYVAEIQALLAKNDTNAAYYAHAGAGELHIEPFINLKSPEGVSIFRQLLTETVEILKKYKGSLSGEHGDGRLRGEFIPALMGKEVYDLFKEIKHVFDPQNLFNPGKITDSPPMDTAFRFTDKKAAEPTYFFDYGVWRNPLGLAEKCSGSGDCKKTALSGGTMCPSYMATLQEKDSTRARANMLRQLLSSPKEETFSNPDLHEILDLCLSCKGCQTECPSGVDMGKLKAETLQQSYLKNGVPLRTKLIGHFPTLQRYASYVAPLYNFIVEFPLTSSIVKLAMGFSIERSLPTVQFTSLEKWFERYAQKNPQDAFEKGFVYLLADEFTNHNEVPLGQKTVKLLNQLGYGVQIPKGIVTGRSFISKGMLIEAKALANANVDQLADLISIDRPLIGIEPSALLTFRDEIPSLVDADKREKAEQLKPNCLLIDEFIAREFKAGRITSDSFHGKQQKILLHGHCHQKSIAGLTSTRIALTIPTQYEVELLPTGCCGMAGSFGYEKKHYKISQQIANLVLFPRLLNKPIKSIIASNGTSCRHQIKDGIEQTGFHTAEILFNALK
- a CDS encoding DUF4286 family protein; the encoded protein is MIQYNISLFIEPSITETALRALKTIIMPEIEKQDFIDQIHLFEISSHQEPDSNGYSLQCWLPEFEEGHKEFIEGVVSGFFQKEFANQYVYFPSQLKRV
- a CDS encoding uracil-DNA glycosylase → MNNLVVKLAETLNNDWKTVLNSTISSSYFQDIGLFLEKEYISYDVFPPLDQIFTAFQRCSFTKTKVVIIGQDPYHGLGQAQGLSFSVPSAFPLPPSLRNIYKELYDDLKVIRNNGDLRSWADQGVLLLNAVLTVRSGEPNSHAKQGWEEFTQEVIQILNKEKQNVIFVLWGAYAQKLSKFIDPKRHFIIHAAHPSPLSANRGGFFKTKPFSKINEYLVGSGQESIDWAL
- the apaG gene encoding Co2+/Mg2+ efflux protein ApaG; this encodes MTEAYSNGFLVSVDTTHLPEFELNPPYKHFFSYQITIKNLSNQPGQLVSRFWEIVDGIGSKETVNGLGVVGQQPIIEPGNSFTYTSGCPLISSIGKMSGHYVFLNLENQATFKVDIPAFELIPAYHLN
- a CDS encoding DEAD/DEAH box helicase, with amino-acid sequence MSEKIRFDSLPLSEGIQEAVKEMGFEFASPIQSEAIPFVMEGRDVIGQAQTGTGKTAAFGIPMIEHIVPFEKYVQAIILCPTRELAVQVSEEMKKLSKFTKGVWVTTVYGGDSIDRQIKSLKAGANIVVGTPGRVIDLIERRALKLNQTSMIVLDEADEMLDMGFREDIESILEEIPNERQTVLFSATMSKPIMALTNRYLTNPKLVKVVKNEITNVNIEQLYYDVKGRAKMEVTTRLIDFYSLKLVLIFCNQKKRVDEVVEELMLRGYAAEGLHGDLRQSQRTQVMNRFRGGNVSFLVATDVAARGLDVDNVDAVINYDIPLDEEYYVHRIGRTGRAGKSGKAFTLVVGAERNRLRDIMNYTKVKIDKGVIPTFSDVVGVKKGMFIDRVGATIAEGGLELFDDALPNFQHAGFTVEQVVAALVKMNMGVVKNEFGDENLEGDMERSSRKYGRDERGGGGRFERGGGGDRWGGGDRGGDRRGAGRFERGGDRGGDRGGRFERGGDRNSAPRGPRVDRDGKPYKSDENMVRLVVNIGFNEKISPSNIVGAFAGESGIPGNVLGQIQIENKHTFVDVPKEYANVVLDKMSGAQIKGKRVNVDIAKADK
- the hisB gene encoding bifunctional histidinol-phosphatase/imidazoleglycerol-phosphate dehydratase HisB — protein: MKKVLFIDRDGTLIEEPKIDQQVDSFEKLAFLPGVISNLKKIDTITDYELVMVTNQDGLGTDSFPEETFWPAHQKMLDIFASEGLIFQQIHIDRSFAHENKPTRKPGIGLLGEYFSNEYDLANSIVIGDRLTDIELAKNLGAKGIFIGDLEIPSELQPYTALQCANWNDIHEFFLLPARRVLHERNTHETKISIDLNLDGKGVAKNETGLGFFDHMLDQIAKHGNLDLAIKVNGDLHIDEHHTIEDTGIALGEAFALALGNKKGIERYGFLLPMDDCLAQVAIDFSGRNWLVWEATFKREMIGEMPTEMFYHFFKSFSDGSRCNLNIQASGENEHHKIEAIFKGFAKAIKMAVNRDRKNLDSLPSTKGLL
- a CDS encoding JAB domain-containing protein, giving the protein MKITQKEEMPREKLARLGASDMSLVEILTILIGSGFADHSAGDLAQLLVDAIDGDLCLLARYNSFDFKKLKGIGPAKAALLVAALELGRRRQIYESSSKLVIRNSIDAYSLIKPYLADLIREEFWVFHLNRASTVVLAEKLSMGGVSGTTVDLRLLYKSALERLTSSIILAHNHPSDQMRPSKSDVDLTKQVVAAGKIFDIDVVDHLIIGSSTFYSFADDGKLN